In one Mucilaginibacter ginsenosidivorax genomic region, the following are encoded:
- the cysQ gene encoding 3'(2'),5'-bisphosphate nucleotidase CysQ, giving the protein MENNTSIISPGELTALLLLAKQAGSGILSVYNTDIEVTLKDDLSPLTLADKVSHDIITEGLTALTPAIPIISEEGKDIPYETRKNWEYYWCVDPLDGTKEFIKRNGEFTVNIALMHNNTPVLGIIYVPVTGDLYYGGEGIGSWKETAEGGKTQIYADVKATEWISVGSRSHASAEEASLLARYPVSETISIGSSIKFCLIAEGKAHIYYRQGPTMEWDTAAGQAIAVYSGATMSRPDGEPFEYNKPSLLNGSFLVKAG; this is encoded by the coding sequence ATGGAAAATAACACCTCAATCATCTCGCCGGGCGAACTTACCGCGTTATTGTTATTGGCAAAGCAAGCCGGCTCCGGTATTTTAAGCGTTTACAATACGGATATCGAAGTAACGCTGAAAGATGATTTGTCGCCTTTAACGCTGGCGGATAAGGTATCCCATGATATCATTACCGAAGGTTTAACCGCGCTTACTCCTGCTATCCCGATAATTTCTGAAGAAGGCAAGGATATTCCCTATGAGACCAGGAAAAATTGGGAGTACTACTGGTGCGTTGATCCGCTTGATGGTACAAAGGAGTTTATTAAACGCAACGGCGAGTTTACCGTGAACATTGCGCTCATGCACAACAATACCCCGGTTTTAGGCATCATCTACGTACCCGTAACCGGCGATCTTTATTATGGAGGTGAGGGCATTGGCAGCTGGAAGGAAACAGCCGAAGGCGGGAAAACGCAAATTTATGCAGATGTAAAGGCAACGGAATGGATATCTGTGGGCAGCCGTTCGCATGCATCAGCAGAGGAAGCATCGCTGCTGGCGCGATACCCTGTTTCAGAAACAATTTCTATCGGAAGCTCCATTAAATTTTGCCTGATAGCCGAAGGTAAAGCTCATATTTACTACCGGCAGGGCCCAACCATGGAGTGGGATACCGCCGCCGGCCAGGCCATAGCCGTTTATAGTGGCGCTACAATGAGCAGGCCCGATGGCGAGCCATTTGAATACAACAAGCCATCGTTATTAAACGGAAGTTTTTTGGTAAAGGCGGGATAG
- a CDS encoding LOG family protein, whose translation MNNAEIQFLEGPHSRLSELKFTFKTMADLIHGFRALHFIGPCITVFGSARYKEDHPYYQLTRKAAAEFAKLGFTILTGGGPGLMEAANRGARDVGGRSVGCNIQLPVEQKPNPYLDKWVYMKHFFLRKVLLVKYSFAFIVMPGGYGTLDEYFEALTLIQTHKINNFPVIIFGTEYHKELLEHIQVMKKNATIGEFDADLYLVTDDIEEAVNLIKEKSIKQYGLKAKAKPKPIKWLFERA comes from the coding sequence ATGAATAATGCCGAGATCCAGTTTCTTGAAGGCCCGCATTCAAGGCTAAGCGAACTCAAATTTACGTTTAAAACCATGGCCGACCTGATACATGGCTTTAGGGCCCTGCATTTTATAGGTCCGTGTATAACCGTCTTCGGCTCGGCCCGGTATAAGGAAGACCACCCCTACTACCAGCTTACCAGGAAAGCAGCGGCCGAATTTGCCAAACTGGGTTTTACTATACTAACAGGCGGGGGACCAGGCTTAATGGAAGCGGCCAACCGCGGCGCCAGAGATGTCGGCGGGCGATCGGTAGGCTGCAACATTCAGCTGCCTGTTGAACAAAAACCAAACCCCTACCTGGACAAGTGGGTATACATGAAGCACTTTTTTTTGCGTAAGGTACTGTTAGTAAAATACTCTTTTGCATTTATAGTGATGCCTGGCGGCTACGGCACTTTAGATGAATACTTTGAAGCGCTTACCCTGATCCAAACACATAAAATAAACAATTTCCCGGTTATCATCTTCGGGACCGAATACCATAAAGAGCTGCTTGAACATATACAGGTGATGAAAAAGAACGCGACTATAGGCGAATTTGATGCCGACCTTTACCTGGTTACCGATGATATTGAAGAAGCCGTAAACCTTATTAAAGAAAAAAGTATTAAACAATATGGTCTTAAAGCAAAGGCAAAACCTAAACCAATTAAATGGCTGTTTGAGCGCGCTTAA
- a CDS encoding response regulator has product MSKKVLIIEDNNDIRENVVEILELANYQVFDANNGKKGVELAIKELPDIILCDIMMPELDGYGVLYMLNKNTDTAAIPFIFLTAKAERVDLRKGMELGADDYLTKPFDDMELLNAIESRLKKKELHQNFYSKSLDRLNSLIAKNDGLAELRKIIAERKGRQVKKNQVIYYESDKGNGLYLVITGRIKTIKLAEDGRELMTGIYVDDDYLGINAVLSNEPYSDTATALEDSTLCLIPKDQIDHLLNHYPDVAREFIKLLANDIRDKEDQLMQLAYHSVRKRMAEALTRLHRQDADNEGIKITREDLAAMAGMATETVSRTLSDFKDEGLIEKKGSLITILKPEKLSKMKN; this is encoded by the coding sequence ATGAGTAAAAAAGTTTTGATTATTGAAGATAACAATGACATCCGCGAAAACGTAGTTGAAATTCTTGAGTTGGCCAACTACCAGGTATTTGATGCCAATAATGGCAAAAAAGGGGTGGAGCTTGCTATAAAAGAATTGCCTGATATTATTTTATGCGATATTATGATGCCCGAGCTGGATGGCTATGGCGTTTTATACATGCTGAACAAAAACACCGATACGGCTGCAATTCCTTTTATATTTTTAACAGCTAAAGCCGAGCGGGTTGATTTGCGCAAAGGGATGGAATTGGGTGCCGATGATTACCTTACCAAGCCTTTTGATGATATGGAGCTTTTAAACGCCATTGAAAGCCGGTTGAAGAAAAAAGAGCTGCACCAAAACTTTTACAGTAAATCGCTTGACAGGTTGAACAGCCTGATTGCAAAAAATGATGGCCTGGCCGAATTAAGAAAGATAATTGCCGAGCGTAAAGGCCGCCAGGTTAAAAAGAACCAGGTAATTTATTACGAGAGTGACAAGGGTAACGGCCTTTACCTGGTAATAACCGGCCGGATAAAAACAATAAAACTTGCCGAGGACGGGCGCGAACTGATGACCGGCATTTATGTGGATGATGACTACCTGGGTATTAACGCCGTTTTATCTAACGAACCTTATTCGGATACAGCAACTGCGCTTGAAGATAGTACGCTTTGCCTTATCCCCAAAGACCAGATAGATCACCTGCTGAACCATTATCCCGATGTAGCCCGCGAATTTATAAAATTACTGGCCAATGATATCCGCGATAAGGAAGACCAGCTCATGCAGCTGGCTTATCACTCGGTACGTAAACGCATGGCCGAAGCTTTAACCCGCCTGCACCGGCAGGATGCGGATAATGAGGGAATAAAGATCACCCGGGAAGACCTGGCCGCCATGGCCGGTATGGCTACAGAAACCGTAAGCCGCACACTATCTGATTTTAAAGATGAAGGACTGATAGAAAAAAAAGGCAGCCTGATAACTATTCTCAAACCAGAAAAGTTATCTAAAATGAAAAACTGA
- a CDS encoding L,D-transpeptidase scaffold domain-containing protein, with the protein MKPKLYKGILLAGITMLVLSVTGVKAAFAANNSSNPADTLLGKEIQRQLANKDVELQLYYPKSVTRVYAQAGFMPVWLKPQNYEGPAWQALRLIDCVLQFGLSHADYHPKELTNGQLHNILDTPKKVRLEQRALFDIMLTDAIINLINNLHYGKLNPEYPANKIDALVDAGFMADKTLALALLQKNLITTITSAQPTMPEYAELRRKLYLLEGLRQNNCYELPQAQERKIAINMERLRWVNTDDKYYIHINIPSYSLKLHIKDSTCNFKVIVGRPETPTPTLQSAVTYLTTAPEWKVPAAMFAATILPNAISDTAYLNNNHYGLYTKAGEFIEPTPANLAKIKNSPAQYYARQTIGCDNALGLVVFRFDNVYKIYLHDTPQQSLFAKKNRALSNGCIRIEQARRFATLLLKNDDSADKIKALDKGLNTYFKQNIYLKKPMPIKITYLTCEIKDGELIILGDIYNLDNSLEMALYGTDTLL; encoded by the coding sequence ATGAAACCGAAACTTTACAAAGGCATTTTATTGGCAGGCATAACCATGCTCGTGCTATCAGTTACCGGTGTTAAAGCCGCATTTGCTGCCAACAATAGCAGTAACCCGGCCGATACGCTATTAGGTAAGGAGATTCAAAGGCAGCTGGCCAACAAGGATGTGGAGTTGCAGTTATACTACCCCAAATCGGTAACCCGCGTGTACGCACAGGCGGGCTTTATGCCCGTATGGTTAAAACCACAAAATTACGAAGGGCCGGCCTGGCAGGCGCTGCGGCTGATTGACTGCGTGTTGCAATTCGGACTTTCGCACGCCGACTACCATCCTAAAGAATTGACTAACGGTCAACTACATAACATTTTGGATACCCCTAAAAAGGTACGCCTTGAGCAACGGGCTTTGTTTGATATTATGTTAACCGATGCCATCATCAACCTGATAAATAACCTGCATTACGGAAAACTAAACCCGGAGTATCCGGCAAACAAAATTGATGCTTTGGTTGATGCCGGTTTTATGGCTGATAAAACCCTGGCGCTGGCCCTGTTGCAAAAAAACTTAATAACTACTATAACCTCCGCCCAGCCAACCATGCCGGAATACGCAGAACTAAGGCGAAAACTTTACCTGCTTGAAGGCCTGCGCCAAAACAATTGTTACGAGCTTCCGCAAGCCCAGGAACGCAAAATTGCTATTAACATGGAACGCCTGAGATGGGTTAATACCGATGATAAATATTACATCCATATCAATATTCCATCGTACAGCTTAAAACTGCATATTAAAGATTCAACCTGTAATTTTAAAGTGATTGTGGGCAGACCAGAAACCCCTACGCCTACCCTGCAAAGCGCAGTAACCTATTTAACAACTGCTCCCGAATGGAAAGTTCCGGCAGCAATGTTCGCTGCTACCATACTGCCAAACGCCATCAGCGACACCGCATACCTAAACAATAATCACTACGGATTATACACCAAGGCCGGCGAATTTATTGAACCAACCCCGGCTAATTTAGCCAAAATAAAAAATAGCCCGGCCCAATATTATGCCAGGCAAACCATAGGCTGCGACAACGCGCTGGGATTGGTAGTGTTCCGTTTTGATAACGTTTATAAAATATACCTGCATGATACACCGCAGCAATCGCTATTTGCAAAAAAGAACCGGGCCTTAAGCAACGGCTGTATCCGCATTGAACAGGCACGCCGGTTTGCAACCCTTTTGCTAAAAAATGACGACTCGGCCGACAAGATCAAGGCTTTGGATAAAGGACTGAACACCTACTTTAAGCAAAACATCTACCTTAAAAAACCAATGCCCATCAAAATCACCTATTTAACCTGCGAAATAAAAGATGGCGAACTGATAATCCTCGGCGACATTTACAATTTAGATAACAGCCTGGAGATGGCTTTGTACGGAACCGATACCCTGTTATGA
- a CDS encoding DUF6886 family protein — translation MLNYHPQLNKQSGLFHVSEQPGIQLFEPRPSPSYFSEIKGDVVFAIDASLLHNYLLPRNCPRVTFYLNAETLWADKERFMGSTTANHVVVVESGWYQRILEATLYCYQLPADGFTLLDACAGYYICYQPVVPTSVTPVNDIIGELLWRNVELRFTPSIIQLANDVSQSSLNFSNIRMRNAK, via the coding sequence ATGTTAAACTACCACCCGCAATTAAATAAGCAAAGCGGCCTTTTTCATGTAAGCGAACAACCGGGCATCCAGCTATTTGAGCCAAGGCCATCGCCGTCATATTTTTCCGAAATAAAAGGCGATGTAGTGTTTGCCATTGATGCCTCCTTATTACACAACTACCTGTTGCCACGCAATTGCCCGCGGGTTACTTTTTATCTTAATGCCGAAACTTTATGGGCAGATAAGGAAAGGTTTATGGGAAGTACTACGGCCAATCATGTTGTGGTTGTTGAGTCTGGCTGGTATCAGCGAATCTTAGAAGCTACCTTATATTGCTATCAACTGCCTGCGGATGGTTTTACACTGCTTGATGCCTGTGCGGGATATTATATCTGCTATCAACCGGTCGTACCAACATCGGTTACACCGGTAAATGATATCATCGGCGAATTACTTTGGCGTAATGTCGAACTGCGTTTTACGCCATCGATTATTCAACTGGCCAATGATGTAAGCCAATCATCACTTAACTTCTCAAATATCCGGATGAGGAACGCTAAATAA
- a CDS encoding PAS domain-containing sensor histidine kinase, whose product MESAALLKAIIENAIDGIITINGRGIVETINPSACKLFLCTPEDVVGKNISVLMPQPYKAQHDEYIHRYQQTHDPHIIGIGREVTGLRTDGTTFPFRLAVSEVDFAGRKIYAGFIHDLSREKEAEEQLKDYAAHLEDLVEQRTQTLKNTVQALQQAKEEVSVSLEKEKELGHLKSRFVSMASHEFRTPLSAVQLSASLVEKYAQPYDNANIRKHVAKIKNAVGNLTTILNDFLSLEKLEAGRVEPSYTPFDLVKFSEEITEELQMVAKQNQNIIYQHTGTRSIVNLDPNLLKNCVINLISNAIKYSGENTFIEFNTEIADSNCVITIKDNGIGIPDTDQKHLFEAFFRAHNTGNIPGTGLGLNIVARYTSLMDGRIEFKSDINQGTLFTITFPIS is encoded by the coding sequence ATGGAAAGTGCAGCCTTACTAAAAGCAATTATTGAAAACGCTATTGATGGTATAATTACTATCAACGGGCGGGGCATTGTAGAAACAATTAACCCATCGGCATGTAAGCTGTTTTTGTGTACCCCCGAAGACGTTGTTGGTAAAAATATATCGGTATTAATGCCGCAGCCTTACAAGGCACAGCATGACGAATATATACACCGTTATCAGCAAACACACGACCCGCACATTATTGGCATTGGCCGCGAGGTTACGGGTTTACGAACAGATGGCACAACCTTCCCTTTCAGGCTTGCCGTAAGCGAGGTTGATTTTGCAGGCAGAAAAATATACGCCGGTTTTATACATGACCTTTCACGGGAAAAAGAAGCCGAAGAACAATTAAAAGATTACGCCGCCCACCTGGAAGATTTAGTTGAGCAGCGCACCCAAACCCTTAAAAATACGGTACAGGCGTTGCAGCAGGCAAAAGAAGAGGTGAGTGTTTCGCTTGAAAAAGAGAAAGAACTGGGCCATTTGAAAAGCCGTTTTGTATCTATGGCATCGCACGAATTCAGGACGCCCTTAAGCGCGGTGCAGTTATCGGCATCATTAGTTGAAAAATACGCACAGCCTTATGATAATGCCAACATCCGCAAGCATGTGGCAAAAATTAAAAATGCGGTGGGTAATTTAACTACCATCCTTAATGATTTCCTGTCGCTCGAAAAACTGGAGGCCGGCCGGGTTGAACCAAGTTATACGCCGTTTGACCTGGTGAAATTTTCGGAAGAGATTACCGAAGAGCTGCAAATGGTTGCCAAGCAAAACCAAAACATCATTTATCAGCATACCGGTACACGCAGTATAGTAAATCTTGATCCAAACCTGCTTAAAAACTGTGTTATAAACCTGATATCGAATGCGATAAAATATTCGGGCGAAAATACTTTTATCGAGTTTAATACCGAAATTGCCGATAGCAATTGTGTAATAACCATTAAAGATAATGGCATAGGCATACCCGATACCGATCAAAAACATTTGTTTGAAGCATTTTTCCGTGCGCATAATACAGGTAATATTCCGGGTACCGGCCTGGGCCTTAATATTGTGGCGCGCTACACCAGTTTGATGGATGGCCGTATTGAATTTAAAAGCGATATAAACCAGGGAACTTTGTTCACCATAACTTTTCCAATATCATGA
- the adhP gene encoding alcohol dehydrogenase AdhP, with translation MIPQKMKAAVIREFGAPLQIEDVEVKTPNANQILVKVIACGVCHTDLHACNGDWPVKPKLPLIPGHEAIGYVVAMGADVKNVKEGDIVGVPWLHSACGCCEFCITGWETLCGTQQNGGYSVDGGFAEYVLADPRYVAHFPAGINFTEMAPIICAGVTVYKGLKETEVKPGEWVAISGVGGLGHLAVQYAKAMGMHVAAIDVADDKLELAKKLGAELVVNAKEQDPGAYLQKETGGMHGVLVTAVSPIAFSQGISALRRKGTIALNGLPKGAFDLPIFETVLNRYTVRGSIVGTRKDMEEAIAFAVEGKVKATVHAAKLEDINTVFDDMKAGKIDGRVVLEIAKP, from the coding sequence ATGATTCCTCAAAAAATGAAAGCCGCCGTGATACGTGAGTTTGGCGCACCATTACAAATTGAAGATGTGGAGGTTAAAACCCCGAACGCAAACCAGATACTGGTTAAAGTAATTGCATGTGGTGTTTGCCATACCGATTTACACGCCTGCAATGGCGACTGGCCGGTTAAACCCAAGCTACCCCTTATACCCGGCCACGAAGCTATTGGCTATGTGGTAGCAATGGGCGCCGATGTTAAAAACGTAAAAGAGGGCGATATTGTAGGCGTGCCATGGCTGCACAGTGCCTGCGGCTGCTGCGAGTTTTGTATCACCGGCTGGGAAACGCTTTGCGGAACACAGCAAAATGGCGGATACAGTGTAGACGGCGGCTTCGCCGAATATGTTTTGGCCGATCCGCGTTATGTGGCGCACTTCCCGGCGGGCATCAATTTTACCGAGATGGCGCCAATTATTTGTGCCGGCGTAACTGTGTATAAAGGACTAAAAGAAACCGAAGTTAAGCCAGGCGAATGGGTGGCTATATCCGGCGTTGGCGGTTTAGGGCACCTTGCCGTACAATATGCAAAAGCTATGGGCATGCATGTGGCTGCAATTGATGTGGCTGATGATAAACTGGAACTTGCAAAAAAACTGGGTGCCGAACTGGTTGTTAACGCCAAAGAGCAGGATCCCGGCGCTTATCTGCAAAAAGAAACCGGGGGAATGCATGGAGTACTTGTTACCGCGGTATCGCCAATTGCTTTCAGCCAGGGAATATCAGCCCTGCGGCGTAAAGGTACCATCGCGCTGAACGGATTACCGAAGGGCGCCTTTGATTTGCCGATATTTGAAACCGTGCTTAACCGCTACACCGTAAGAGGATCAATAGTCGGCACCCGTAAAGATATGGAAGAAGCCATTGCATTTGCTGTTGAAGGCAAGGTTAAGGCAACCGTGCATGCTGCTAAATTAGAGGATATCAACACTGTTTTTGATGATATGAAAGCCGGCAAAATTGACGGCCGGGTTGTGTTGGAGATAGCCAAACCGTAA
- a CDS encoding 2-hydroxyacid dehydrogenase codes for MKAVAYSIKPFEKEYLAKANQKKHDITLISNPLGPDTAIYAEGKDAVIVFTNDDVSAVVIGKLAALGVKYIVTRSSGTDHINKDAAAAHHIKIANVPSYSPQAIAEHAVAMAFALNRQVVKADQHSHAFDFRNDGLIGFNFAGKTVGIVGLGSTGRAAAAIYHGLGCDVIGYDLFFPADEPYTKPVSLEYLLENADIITLHVPLTADTRHFINTESIAKMKNGVMLINTSRGLLVNTADALSAIKSGKIGYLGIDVYEFEKGLFFEDHQKDAIKDPLLNKLMEHPNVLVTPHQAYLTREALQEIANSTIKSLDLWQQNKCVGKACACAKECQKTVPNNILTEVNNGK; via the coding sequence ATGAAAGCGGTAGCATACAGTATAAAACCTTTTGAAAAAGAATACCTGGCGAAGGCTAATCAAAAGAAGCACGATATCACCCTGATTTCAAATCCTTTGGGGCCAGATACCGCTATTTATGCCGAGGGTAAAGACGCCGTTATTGTGTTTACCAACGATGATGTTTCGGCTGTTGTGATAGGCAAACTGGCCGCACTTGGCGTTAAATATATCGTTACCAGGTCGTCGGGTACCGATCATATCAACAAAGATGCCGCCGCCGCGCACCACATAAAAATTGCAAACGTACCTTCTTACTCGCCGCAGGCCATTGCCGAGCATGCCGTAGCCATGGCCTTCGCCCTTAACCGGCAGGTAGTTAAAGCCGATCAGCATAGCCACGCATTTGATTTTAGGAACGATGGCCTCATCGGTTTTAATTTTGCAGGCAAAACCGTAGGCATTGTTGGGCTGGGCAGCACCGGTAGGGCCGCAGCTGCAATTTACCATGGGCTGGGTTGTGATGTTATTGGTTATGATCTTTTTTTTCCGGCTGATGAACCTTACACCAAACCTGTATCACTGGAATATTTACTGGAAAATGCAGACATCATAACCCTGCACGTTCCGTTAACAGCCGATACCCGGCATTTTATAAATACCGAAAGTATTGCGAAAATGAAAAACGGAGTGATGCTGATAAACACCTCCCGCGGTTTGCTTGTCAATACCGCCGATGCGCTTTCGGCGATAAAAAGCGGCAAAATAGGATACCTGGGTATTGATGTGTATGAATTTGAAAAAGGCTTGTTCTTTGAAGATCACCAAAAAGATGCCATAAAAGATCCTTTATTAAATAAGTTGATGGAGCACCCGAATGTGCTGGTAACACCACACCAGGCATACCTTACCCGCGAAGCGCTACAGGAAATAGCAAATTCAACTATAAAAAGTCTTGATTTGTGGCAGCAAAACAAATGTGTAGGTAAAGCCTGCGCCTGCGCCAAAGAATGCCAGAAAACGGTACCCAACAATATACTGACCGAAGTTAATAATGGAAAATAA
- the hemN gene encoding oxygen-independent coproporphyrinogen III oxidase — protein MENKSLLLTDKYNVAVPRYTSYPTMPYWDANTFSPELWQQSVKFSFTESNAQSGISLYIHLPYCESLCTYCGCNTRITKNHRVEEPYLAAVLKEWDMYLAIFNDRPVIKEIHMGGGTPTFFSPKNLQTLIKGIIKNATIHADAEFSFEAHPANTTVGHLQVLYDLGFRRLSLGIQDFDPKVQFIINRHQTADQVMAVTQQARRIGYTSINYDLIYGLPLQTLAGLADTMNKVALFRPDRIAFYSYAHVPWIKPGQRRFTEQDLPDAAAKTKLHETGRALLMHYGYHEIGMDHFALPGDTLLHAEQNGKLHRNFMGYTHQHTQLQVGLGVSAISDSWYGFAQNVKTVEEYFQLITDGQLPVFKGHILTAEDLIVRKHILNIMCTGQTVWNHHGEPCTAVADGLDRLDALADDGLVELTSLGLTVTEMGKRYLRNICMCLDARLWADKPATQLFSMAI, from the coding sequence ATGGAAAATAAATCGCTCCTGCTTACCGATAAATATAATGTAGCTGTTCCGCGCTACACCAGTTATCCAACAATGCCTTATTGGGATGCCAATACCTTTAGCCCTGAGCTGTGGCAGCAATCTGTAAAGTTTTCATTTACCGAAAGCAATGCGCAATCGGGTATCAGTTTATACATCCATTTGCCTTATTGCGAAAGTTTGTGTACTTATTGCGGCTGCAATACGCGTATTACCAAAAATCACAGGGTTGAAGAACCTTATCTAGCCGCGGTTTTAAAAGAATGGGATATGTACCTGGCGATTTTTAACGACCGGCCGGTGATAAAAGAAATTCATATGGGTGGAGGTACGCCTACTTTTTTTAGCCCCAAAAACCTGCAAACGCTTATAAAAGGCATTATTAAAAATGCAACTATACACGCCGATGCCGAATTTAGTTTTGAAGCACACCCGGCAAATACAACGGTAGGCCATCTGCAGGTTTTGTATGATCTGGGCTTCAGAAGGCTATCATTAGGCATACAGGATTTTGATCCCAAAGTACAGTTTATCATCAACCGCCATCAAACTGCCGACCAGGTGATGGCCGTAACCCAGCAAGCCCGCCGGATAGGCTATACATCAATCAATTACGATTTGATATACGGACTGCCTTTACAAACTTTGGCCGGCCTTGCCGATACCATGAACAAGGTAGCCTTATTCAGGCCGGATAGGATAGCATTTTATAGCTATGCCCATGTGCCCTGGATAAAACCCGGCCAAAGGCGTTTTACTGAACAGGACCTGCCCGATGCCGCCGCCAAAACCAAACTTCACGAAACCGGGAGGGCTTTATTAATGCACTATGGTTACCACGAAATTGGCATGGATCATTTTGCATTACCCGGCGATACGCTTTTGCATGCAGAACAAAATGGCAAGCTACACCGCAATTTTATGGGCTACACTCATCAGCATACCCAGTTACAGGTTGGCCTGGGGGTATCCGCCATCAGCGACTCGTGGTACGGCTTTGCGCAAAACGTAAAAACGGTTGAGGAGTACTTTCAACTGATAACCGATGGCCAACTGCCCGTATTTAAAGGCCATATTTTAACTGCTGAGGATTTGATAGTCAGGAAGCATATCCTGAACATTATGTGCACGGGCCAAACAGTATGGAACCATCATGGCGAGCCTTGCACTGCCGTAGCCGACGGATTGGATAGATTAGATGCCCTGGCCGACGACGGCCTGGTTGAATTAACCTCCCTGGGGCTTACAGTTACCGAAATGGGCAAACGCTACCTGCGTAACATTTGTATGTGCCTTGATGCCCGGCTATGGGCCGATAAGCCCGCTACGCAGTTGTTTAGTATGGCTATATAA